A segment of the Georgenia sp. M64 genome:
GACGTGGGCCTCGCCATGGTGGGTGCGGGCCTCGGGATCGCGCTGCTGCCCTCGCTCGCCCTGCGCCGCCACCTCCCGGAGAACGTCCAGTGGGTCGCGCTGCCCGGCCTGGGCACGCGGCGGCTGTTCGTCCGGCACCGCGTCACCCGCACCGAGCCGCGGGCCGCCACGCTCGCCGTCCTCGAGCAGATGGTCCAGGTGGCCGGCGACCTCGAGGCGCTGTAGCCGGTGCGCCGTCACGTGACGTGAGTCCTGTCACGATGCCCGGCGCGGGGGTGGCGGGGGGCCCGGCGCGTGCCAGCATGAGGCAGTGACATTCCCCGCCGCCGTCCGGCCACCGGCGTCGTTCGTGCTGCTCCTCGGGGCGATGGCCGCTCTCCCCGCGGTGACCACCGACCTGTACCTGCCGTCCCTGCCCGACGTCGCCCGCGACCTGGAGACCTCGGCGGCCCTCGTCCAGGCGACGATCACCGGCGTCCTCATCGGTGGCGCGGTGGGCCAGATCCTCATCGGCCCCCTGTCGGACCGCTACGGTCGGCGTGCCCCCGTCCTCATCGGCATCTCGGTGCACATCGTCGCCTCGCTGCTGGCCGCGATCGCGCCGTCGATCATCCCGCTGCTCGCGCTGCGGGTCATCCAGGGCGTGGGGAACTCCGCCGCGATGGTCTCGGCCATGGCGGTCATCCGGGACCGCTACAGAGGCGCCGGCGCCTCCGTCATCCTCTCCCGGCTCATGCTCGTCGTCGGCGTCGCCCCGCTCTTCGCGCCCACCGTTGGCGGGCTCATCGCCCACCTGTGGGGCTGGCGGGCCAACTTCACCGTTCTGGCGATCCTCGGACTCGTCCTCCTCGTCGTGGTGGCCCGCGCCCTGCCCGAGACCCACCCGCCGGAGCGGCGCGTGGCCCGCGGGATCGGCGGGACGGCCCGCAGCTACGGCGTCCTCCTCGCCGACCGTCAGTTCATGGCGCTCGCGCTGCTCCCGGGTCTCGGCCTCGGCGCGCTCATCAGCTACGTGGCCGGATCGCCGTTCGTCCTGCGCGAGGGCTACGGCCTGTCCGAGAACGCCTTCGCGCTGCTGTTCGCGCTCAACGGCGCCGGTCTCGTGCTCGGCTCGCAGGTCAACGCCTCGCTCGTGCGCCGTTTCGAGCCGCTCAGGATCATCCGCGTGGCGATCCCGCTGGCGATGCTCCTCGCGGTGGTGCTCGTGGCGGTGGCCGCGACCGGGGCGGGCGGGCTCGTCGGGCTCATGACCCCGCTGTGGTTCATGCTCGCGGTCAACGCGTTCGTCCCGCCCAACGCCTCCGCGCTGGCACTCACCCGGCACGGGGAGCGGGCCGGTACCGCGGCCGCACTCATCGGCGCGATGCAGGCCGGCGTGGCCGGGACCGTGAGCCCGCTGGTGGGCGTGCTCGGCGGCGACGCCATCGCGATGGCCACCGTCATCCTCGGTGCCGTCGCCGCCGCGTTCGTCGTCCTCGTGGTGGCCACCCCGGCCTACCGCCGGGGCGGCGACCCCGCGGGCGAGCCCGCGTAGTCGCCAGGACGTCGGACCCGACAGCGCGAACGATCACCTCGTCGCCGAGCGAGAGCGGTGTGCCGGGATCGCTCGGCGACCGAGGGATCGGTGGGCGACCGAGGGATCGGTCGCCCACCGAGCGGGGCGGGGGCGCGGGCTCCGGACGCCTGGGTGGGAGCTGCCGTCGCCACGCGCACCGGACGGCTCAGCCGCGCTGCACCTGGACCTTCCTCGGCGGGGTCTCCTCGGGCGGCGCCGGTAGCCGCACCTCGAGGACACCGTCGCGGTAGCTGGCCGAGACGTCCTCGGTCCGCACGCCCCGAGGCACGGGCAGACGGCGGACGAAGCTGCCGTACCGGAACTCGCTGCGGTAGCTCTTGTCCTCCTTCTTCTCCGTGGACTCGCGGCGCTCGGCTCGGATCGTGAGGATCCCGTCCTCGACCGTGACGTCGATGTCCTTCTCCGGGTCGACACCGGGCAGCTCGGCGCGGACGACCACGTGGTCGCCGTCGCGGTGCTCCTCGACGCGGATCGGCACGCCGGCCGGACGACCGGCCTCACGGAACGGCCAGGGGAAGTCCCCGAACGGCCAGGACTCCCAGAGCTGCTCCGCCAGCTCGCGCGGAGAGCGGTGGAGCGGGCCGACCGCGCCCGCGGTGCGCTGCTCCGGTTCGTTGGTGGGCTCGACGTCCTTGGCGGGCTCGGCGTCCTTCATGGGGTCGACGCTCATCGTGATCCCTCCCTCCGGGCGCAGGACACGGGCGGACCGGCGCCCACCTCCAGGGTGCGACGCCGCCGGCGCGGAGGGAAGGGGCGAAGGTCGCACCCGAACGTCCCTTCCCCCCGGCACCGGTTCGGGGGACGCTGAAGCATGGGGTGGTTCGGGCAGTCGGACATCTTCCGGGACCGGGTCGAGGCGGGGCGGCTCCTCGGGGAGCGGCTCGCAGCCGTCGGCGGACTGGCGGGGGAGCGCACGGCCGACGACGACCTCACCCCGGCACGGGCCCTCCCGCCCGAGGCCGTCCGCGGTGGGCGGCACCGGCCGCCGCTCGTCGTCGGCCTCCCGCGCGGCGGGGTCCCCGTGGCGGCCGAGGTGGCCCGGGCGCTGGACGCCCCGCTGGACGTCGTCGTCGTGCGCAAGCTCGGGGTGCCCTGGCAGCCCGAGCTGGCGATGGGGGCGATCGGCGAGGAGGGCGTGCGCGTGATCAACCCCGCCGTCGCCGCGCGGGTCGACCCGGCCGACCTCGACGCGGTCACCCGCCGGGAGCAGCTCGAGCTCGACCGCCGCGTGCGGGCCTGGCGCGGTGTGGGCGCCGGGCACGAGGTCGCCGGGCGCACGGTGGTCGTGGTCGACGACGGGATCGCTACCGGCGCCACCGTCCGGGCCGCCGTCGCCGTGCTGCTCGGACGCGGCGCCGACCGCATCGTCCTGGCCGTGCCCGTGGTGGCCCGGGACGTCGCCGCCGAGCTGCGCGGCGCCGTCGACGACCTCGTCGCGCTGAACGAACCCGCCGACCTCCACGCCGTGGGCGCCTGGTACGAGGACTTCTCGCCCGTGCCCGACGAGGACGTCCGCACCCTGCTCGTCGCCTCGCGCGCCCGCCGGGCCAGGGAGCGGGAGGTCCTCGTGCCCACCGAGGCCGGTCCGCTGCCCGCCACCGTCACCCTCGCCGACGACACCGCCGGCGTCGTCCTGTTCGCACACGGTTCGGGCAGCAGCCGGCTCAGCCCCCGCAACCGGGCGGTGGCGGCCATGCTCCACGAGGTGGGGCTCAGCACCGTGCTCATGGACCTGCTCACCGAGGACGAGGGCCGGGACCGCTCACTCGTGTTCGACATCCCGTTCCTCGCCGGGCGGCTGCGGACGGCGACGGACTGGACCTCCGGTCTGATGGCGCTGCGCGGCCTGCCGCTGGGCTACTTCGGCGCGAGCACCGGGGCCGGCGCGGCCCTGTGGGCGGCCGCCGACCACCCGGCCCGGCTGCGCGCCGTCGTCTCCCGCGGCGGACGCCCGGACCTCGCCGCCCCGCGGCTCGGCGAGGTCGAGGTGCCCACCCTGCTGGTGGTGGGCGGGCTCGACACCCAGGTGCTCGAGCTCAACCGGGCCGCGCTGGAGCAGCTGCGCTGCCCCGGTGAGCTCCTCGTCGTCCCTGGGGCGACGCACCTGTTCGAGGAGCCGGGCACCCTTGAACGGGCCGGCGCCGCGGCGGCCGCGTGGTTCCGCCGCCACCTCACCTCCTGAGTCGGAGCGCCGGCGCCTGGTGGAGCGGGGGCGTCGTCGTCCGGGTGGTGTTCCCTCGACGCCGGTGTGCGGGCCGCTGGCGAGGTCGTGCTGGTCACCCGCCGGTGAGGTCGTAGGTTGCGGGACGAGTCAGCGGCTCCTGAGCTACCGAGTGAACCCGGAAGGTCCTGGGTCGGGCGGGAGCCACTGAGTGGACCCGGAACGTCCTGGGTCGGCCGCGAGTTGCTGAGCGGCTGACGAGGCGGGCTCGGCGGGCCCGTCGCCACGCGGCGAGTGCGCGCCCGGCATCGCGTAACCTTGAAGATCGTGGCCACCGACTTCTCCTCCGAGATCAACCAGCTCCGCAGCACCTACGAGTCCATCGCTGCCGTGACGGACCCGGACGCCCTGCGCGCCTCGATCGCCGAGCTCTCCGAGAAGGCCGCCGCGCCGGACCTGTGGGACAACCCCGAGGCCGGGCAGGCCGTGACGTCCCAGCTCTCCCACACGCAGGCCGAGCTCGACCGCGTGGAGAAGATGGGCGAGCGCATCGACGACCTCGAGGCCCTCGTCCAGCTCGGCCAGGAGGAGAGCGGCGCCGACGCCGACGCCTTCATGGACGACGCCGAGGCCGAGCTCACCGCCATCCGCAAGTCCCTGGCCGACCTCGAGGCCCGCACCCTGCTCTCCGGCGAGTACGACCAGCGCGAGGCGGTCGTGACCATCCGCTCCGGCGCCGGCGGCGTCGATGCCGCCGACTTCGCCGAGATGCTCCTGCGGATGTACCTGCGCTGGGCCGAGCGGCACGGTTACCCCACCCAGGTCCTCGACACCTCCTACGCCGAGGAGGCGGGGCTGAAGTCCGCCACCTTCGAGGTCAAGGCGCCCTACGCGTTCGGCACCCTGTCCGTGGAGGCCGGCACGCACCGGCTCGTGCGGATCTCCCCGTTCGACAACCAGGGCCGGCGCCAGACCTCCTTCGCCGCCGTCGAGGTCATCCCGCTCATCGAGCAGACCGACAGCGTCGAGATCCCCGAGAACGAGATCAAGGTCGACGTCTTCCGCTCCTCCGGACCCGGCGGGCAGTCCGTCAACACCACGGACTCCGCGGTGCGCATGACGCACATCCCCACCGGCATCGTGGTGTCGATGCAGAACGAGAAGTCGCAGATCCAGAACCGCGCCGCGGCCCTGCGCGTGCTGCAGTCCCGCCTGCTCCTGCGCCGCCAGGAGGAGGAGAGCGCCGCGAAGAAGGCCATGGCCGGCGACGTCAAGGCCTCGTGGGGCGACCAGATGCGCTCCTACGTCCTCCAGCCCTACCAGATGGTCAAGGACCTGCGCACCGAGCACGAGTCGGGCAACCCCGGCGCGGTCTTCGACGGCGAGATCGACGACTTCATCGACGCCGGGATCCGCTGGCGCAAGAACACGCAGAACGCGGCCGAGCAGAGCTGACCACGGGGCGCGCCCGGCGCCCCGCCCCGCTGCGCCCACGCGGTGCGGCCGACGCGTTCGACCCCGCGCCGGCCCGACGTCCCCGCGCCGCGCGCCGGCCCGACGTCCCGCGCCCCGCGCCCCGCGCCGGCCCGACGTCCCGCGCGGTACGCCGCCGGCCGCTTTCCGGCGCGGCCGTGCGGCGTGTCGGTCCGGGCGCCCGGGCGCCGCTGCCTACTCTCGGTAGCGGCCAGAGCTGTACTTCCCCACTGTCGAGACTGGCCACGAGCTGTCGTGATCAGATTCGAGAACGTCTCCAAGGTCTACGCGCGCGGGGCCCGCCCTGCCCTGGACCAGATCTCCATGGAGGTCGAGCGCGGCGAGTTCGTCTTCCTCGTCGGGTCCTCCGGCTCGGGCAAGTCGACCTTCCTGCGCCTGGTCCTGCGCGAGGAGCGCCCGACGTCGGGGCAGATCCACGCCCTCGGCCGCGACCTGTCCCAGGTCTCGCGGTGGAAGGTCCCGCACCTGCGCCGCCGCATCGGCACGGTCTTCCAGGACTTCCGCCTCCTGCCGAACAAGAACGTCTTCGACAACGTCGCGATCGCCCTGCAGGTGATCGGCAAGCCCCGCCACCACATCCTCACCACCGTGCCGGAGACCCTCGACCTCGTCGGCCTGGCGGGCAAGGAGAAGCGGCTCCCGCACGAGCTCTCGGGCGGCGAGCAGCAGCGCGTGGCCATCGCCCGCGCCATGGTCAACCGCCCCCAGGTGCTCCTCGCCGACGAGCCCACCGGCAACCTCGACCCCACCACCTCGATCGGCATCATGCGCCTGCTCGACCGCATCAACCGCACCGGCACCACCATCGTCATGGCCACCCACGACGACGAGATCGTCGACCAGATGCGCAAGCGCGTGGTCGAGCTCGCCGACGGCGTCATGGTCCGTGACCAGTCCCGCGGCGTCTACGGGGCGGGGAGGTAGGGCCGTGAGACTGCGCTTCGTGCTGTCCCAGACCTTCCAGGGACTCTCCCGGAACCTCGCGATGACCGTCTCGGTCGCCCTGGTCACGTTCGTCTCGCTCATGTTCGTCGGGGCCGCGGCGCTGCTGCAGACCCAGGTGGGCAACCTCAAGAACGACTGGTACGACAAGGTCGAGGTCTCGGCCTTCATGTGCCCGGCCGGCTCGCCGGAGCCGGGCTGCGCGGCGGGGGAGGCCACCGAGGACCAGATCGGCGAGATCGGCACCCTGCTGGAGTCCGAGGCGCTGAGCCCCTACGTCGACGAGGTCTACCTCGAGACCAAGGACGAGGCGTACGAGGCCTTCCAGGAGCAGATGGCCGACACCGTGTGGGCGCAGTCGCTCACGGTCGAGCAGATGCAGGTCAGCTACCGGGTCAAGCTCGTCGACCCCGAGCAGTACCAGATCGTCGCCGACGAGCTCGAGGGCCGGGCCGGCGTCGAGGTCGTCGTCGACCAGCGCGAGCAGCTCGAGCCGCTCTTCCTCGTCCTCAACCGCGCCACCCTGCTCTCGGTGGGCCTGGCCAGCGTCATGATCGTCACCGCCGTCCTGCTCATCACCACCACGATCCGGCTCTCGGCGATGTCGCGCCGGCGCGAGACGGGCATCATGCGCCTGGTCGGCGCCTCGAACCTGTTCATCCAGCTGCCCTTCATGCTCGAGGGCGCCATCGCCGCGCTGGTCGGCGCCGTCCTCGCCGTCGGCGGGCTGTTCCTCGGGGTGCGCTACCTCGTGGAGGACTGGCTGGCCGGCTCGACGCCGTGGGTGCAGTTCGTCGGCACGGCGGACGTCCTGGCCATCGCGCCGCTGCTGGTCCTGGCGGCGATCGCGCTGGCCGGCATCAGCTCGGTCGTCACGCTCGGCCGGTACACGAAGGTCTGAGGGGGAGACGCTCATGCACAGCTGGGGAACCGGGCGCGCCCGCCGCTCCGTGCGGCTCGGCGCCGCGCTCCTGACCGTCGTCGCGCTCGCCCTGGGCGGCACCGCCGCGCAGGCCGACAGCCGCGACGACCTCGTGCGCGAGCAGCAGGAGAACGAGGCCGAGCGCGAGCGCCTGGAGTCCTCCCTCGAGGGTGTCGAGACCAACCTGGCCGAGACCTACCTCGCGCTCGAGGACGCCAAGAACCGCCTTCCGGAGGCCCAGGAGGAACTGGCCGCCGCGCAGGAGGCCCTGGCCGCCGCCGAGCGCAAGCAGGAGCAGGTCGCCGGGCGCCTGGAGCTGGCGCAGGCGGAGATCGTCACGATCGAGACGGCGATCGCCGACAGCGCGGAGCGGATCGACTCGACCCGCTCGGCGATGGGCGAGCTGGCTCGCAGCACCTACCGCGGCGACCACGCCGTCAGCTCCCTCGAGGTGGTCCTCGACGCGTCCTCCACCGAGGACTTCCTCCAGAGCTACGCCGTCCGGGAGACGGCGGTGCGCGCCCAGACGCAGGTCCTCGACGAGCTCGAGACGGCCAGCGCCGTGACCCGCAACCAGCGCCAGCGCCAGGCCGCGGTCACCGAGCGCATCGCCGAGCTCAAGGTCGAGGCGGACGAGGCCGTCGTCGCCGCCGACGAGGCCCGGGCGGAGGCCAAGGAGCGCAAGGCCGAGATCGAGCAGATCCAGGCCGAGATGACCGACCTGGCCGAGCAGCTCGAGGAGAAGAAGGTCGAGCACACCGGCCAGATCGCCGAGCTCGAGGAGTCCAACGCCGAGCTCGCCCGGGAGATCGCCCGGATCGACGAGGAGAACCGCAGGGCGGAGGAGGCGCGCAAGGCGGAGGAGGCGCGCCGGGCCGAGGAGGCCCGCAAGGCCGAGGAGGCCCGGCAGCTGCGGCTCGCCCAGGAGGCGGCCCGCCAGGCCGAGGCGGCCCGCCGGGCCGCGGCCGAGGCCGGCCGGCCAGCGCCGGCGCCCGCACCCGCGCCCGCCCCTGCTCCGGCGCCGGCTCCCGCGCCCGCCGCGCCGTCGGCCGCCCTCGTCCCGCCCGTGCGGCCGCTGTACGTCACCTCCGCCTACGGGTACCGGGTCTACCCGATCACCGGCGGCTGGTACATGCACAACGGCGTCGACCTGCGCTCGGCGTGCGGCAACGTCCAGGTCTCCGCCGCCGACGGCACCGTCGTCTCGACCAAGCCGCCGTGGCAGACCGGCACGAGCGGCAACCAGGTGATCATCAACCACGGGATCATCGGCGGCAGCTCGTACATCACCGTCTACAACCACCTCTCCGCCTTCGCCGTGAGCCCCGGCCAGCGGGTGGGCCAGGGCCAGGCGATCGGCCGCACCGGCGCCACCGGCAACGTCACCGGCTGCCACGTCCACTTCGAGGTGTGGCGCAACGGCGCCACCATCGACCCGATGGCGCTGCCCGGGTTCTGACCGCCCCTCGATGACGACGGCGCCGCGGGACACCCTGTCCGGACCCGTGCCCGGGCGGGGACCCGCGCGCTCCGCCGACGGCGGAAAGGGTTCGTGCGGGCCCGGCCTGCTGACCTAGGCTGGGAGGTCGGCGCCGCACAGGCGCCGGGCCGCGCGCCGCGCGGCCGGAGCAGACGGAGGTAGGACCAGTGGCTGGCACGAAGGCCCCGGCACCGAGGAAGCCGGCCCAGGCGGAGCGGGCCAAGGCCGACGCGGACGCGAAGAAGGTCGTCGCGCGCAACAAGAAGGCCCGCCACGACTACCACATCGACGACACCTTCGAGGCGGGCCTGTCGCTGACCGGCACCGAGGTCAAGGCGCTGCGGATGGGCCGGGCGTCCCTGGTGGACGGCTGGGTCGAGATCGACCGCGGCGAGGCCTGGCTCCACGGGGTGCACATCCCCGAGTACGCCCAGGGGTCGTGGACCAACCACGGTCCCCGGCGCAAGCGCAAGCTGCTCCTGCACAAGGAGGAGATCGAGAAGCTCGCGGTGAGGTCCCGGGAGAAGGGGCACACGATCGTCCCGCTCGAGCTGTACTTCACCAAGGGCCGCGCCAAGGTCGAGATCGCCCTCGCCCGCGGCAAGCAGGAGTGGGACAAGCGCCAGACCCTGCGGGAGAAGCAGGACGAGCGCGAGGCGCAGAAGGCCATGAGCCTGCGCCGCCACGACTAGGGCGACCACCCGGCGCCGGTCCCGGGCGTGCGCCAGACGTCACGGACGGATGAGGCACGCACCACAGATGGACACACCATGAGCCGCGGCTGGAATAGTGCGGCGATCCCGGTGTTGGCACGGACATGGAACTCGGCCTCTACACCTTCGGTGACCTCGGCACCGGCCCCGACGCCGCCCCGGTCGGGCAGCGTCTTCGCGACGTCCTCGAGCGCGTGCGCCTGGCCGAGCAGGTCGGCCTGGACTACGCCGGCATCGGTGAGCACCACCGGCCCGACTACGCCATCTCCGCGCCGTCGACCGTCATCGCCGCCGCGCTGGCGCAGACCGAGCGCATCCACGTCGGCTCCGCCGTCACCGTGCTGTCCACCGAGGACCCGGTCCGGGTCTACCAGCAGTTCGCCACCATGGACCAGTACTCGGGCGGCCGGGTGGAGCTCCTCGCCGGGCGCGGCTCGTTCATCGAGTCCTTCCCGCTGTTCGGGGCGAACCTGGAGGACTACGACGAGCTCTTCGCCGAGAAGCTCGA
Coding sequences within it:
- a CDS encoding phosphoribosyltransferase family protein; translated protein: MGWFGQSDIFRDRVEAGRLLGERLAAVGGLAGERTADDDLTPARALPPEAVRGGRHRPPLVVGLPRGGVPVAAEVARALDAPLDVVVVRKLGVPWQPELAMGAIGEEGVRVINPAVAARVDPADLDAVTRREQLELDRRVRAWRGVGAGHEVAGRTVVVVDDGIATGATVRAAVAVLLGRGADRIVLAVPVVARDVAAELRGAVDDLVALNEPADLHAVGAWYEDFSPVPDEDVRTLLVASRARRAREREVLVPTEAGPLPATVTLADDTAGVVLFAHGSGSSRLSPRNRAVAAMLHEVGLSTVLMDLLTEDEGRDRSLVFDIPFLAGRLRTATDWTSGLMALRGLPLGYFGASTGAGAALWAAADHPARLRAVVSRGGRPDLAAPRLGEVEVPTLLVVGGLDTQVLELNRAALEQLRCPGELLVVPGATHLFEEPGTLERAGAAAAAWFRRHLTS
- the prfB gene encoding peptide chain release factor 2, which gives rise to MATDFSSEINQLRSTYESIAAVTDPDALRASIAELSEKAAAPDLWDNPEAGQAVTSQLSHTQAELDRVEKMGERIDDLEALVQLGQEESGADADAFMDDAEAELTAIRKSLADLEARTLLSGEYDQREAVVTIRSGAGGVDAADFAEMLLRMYLRWAERHGYPTQVLDTSYAEEAGLKSATFEVKAPYAFGTLSVEAGTHRLVRISPFDNQGRRQTSFAAVEVIPLIEQTDSVEIPENEIKVDVFRSSGPGGQSVNTTDSAVRMTHIPTGIVVSMQNEKSQIQNRAAALRVLQSRLLLRRQEEESAAKKAMAGDVKASWGDQMRSYVLQPYQMVKDLRTEHESGNPGAVFDGEIDDFIDAGIRWRKNTQNAAEQS
- a CDS encoding peptidoglycan DD-metalloendopeptidase family protein is translated as MHSWGTGRARRSVRLGAALLTVVALALGGTAAQADSRDDLVREQQENEAERERLESSLEGVETNLAETYLALEDAKNRLPEAQEELAAAQEALAAAERKQEQVAGRLELAQAEIVTIETAIADSAERIDSTRSAMGELARSTYRGDHAVSSLEVVLDASSTEDFLQSYAVRETAVRAQTQVLDELETASAVTRNQRQRQAAVTERIAELKVEADEAVVAADEARAEAKERKAEIEQIQAEMTDLAEQLEEKKVEHTGQIAELEESNAELAREIARIDEENRRAEEARKAEEARRAEEARKAEEARQLRLAQEAARQAEAARRAAAEAGRPAPAPAPAPAPAPAPAPAPAAPSAALVPPVRPLYVTSAYGYRVYPITGGWYMHNGVDLRSACGNVQVSAADGTVVSTKPPWQTGTSGNQVIINHGIIGGSSYITVYNHLSAFAVSPGQRVGQGQAIGRTGATGNVTGCHVHFEVWRNGATIDPMALPGF
- a CDS encoding Hsp20/alpha crystallin family protein, whose translation is MSVDPMKDAEPAKDVEPTNEPEQRTAGAVGPLHRSPRELAEQLWESWPFGDFPWPFREAGRPAGVPIRVEEHRDGDHVVVRAELPGVDPEKDIDVTVEDGILTIRAERRESTEKKEDKSYRSEFRYGSFVRRLPVPRGVRTEDVSASYRDGVLEVRLPAPPEETPPRKVQVQRG
- the ftsX gene encoding permease-like cell division protein FtsX, whose protein sequence is MRLRFVLSQTFQGLSRNLAMTVSVALVTFVSLMFVGAAALLQTQVGNLKNDWYDKVEVSAFMCPAGSPEPGCAAGEATEDQIGEIGTLLESEALSPYVDEVYLETKDEAYEAFQEQMADTVWAQSLTVEQMQVSYRVKLVDPEQYQIVADELEGRAGVEVVVDQREQLEPLFLVLNRATLLSVGLASVMIVTAVLLITTTIRLSAMSRRRETGIMRLVGASNLFIQLPFMLEGAIAALVGAVLAVGGLFLGVRYLVEDWLAGSTPWVQFVGTADVLAIAPLLVLAAIALAGISSVVTLGRYTKV
- a CDS encoding multidrug effflux MFS transporter — protein: MTFPAAVRPPASFVLLLGAMAALPAVTTDLYLPSLPDVARDLETSAALVQATITGVLIGGAVGQILIGPLSDRYGRRAPVLIGISVHIVASLLAAIAPSIIPLLALRVIQGVGNSAAMVSAMAVIRDRYRGAGASVILSRLMLVVGVAPLFAPTVGGLIAHLWGWRANFTVLAILGLVLLVVVARALPETHPPERRVARGIGGTARSYGVLLADRQFMALALLPGLGLGALISYVAGSPFVLREGYGLSENAFALLFALNGAGLVLGSQVNASLVRRFEPLRIIRVAIPLAMLLAVVLVAVAATGAGGLVGLMTPLWFMLAVNAFVPPNASALALTRHGERAGTAAALIGAMQAGVAGTVSPLVGVLGGDAIAMATVILGAVAAAFVVLVVATPAYRRGGDPAGEPA
- the ftsE gene encoding cell division ATP-binding protein FtsE, giving the protein MIRFENVSKVYARGARPALDQISMEVERGEFVFLVGSSGSGKSTFLRLVLREERPTSGQIHALGRDLSQVSRWKVPHLRRRIGTVFQDFRLLPNKNVFDNVAIALQVIGKPRHHILTTVPETLDLVGLAGKEKRLPHELSGGEQQRVAIARAMVNRPQVLLADEPTGNLDPTTSIGIMRLLDRINRTGTTIVMATHDDEIVDQMRKRVVELADGVMVRDQSRGVYGAGR
- the smpB gene encoding SsrA-binding protein SmpB: MAGTKAPAPRKPAQAERAKADADAKKVVARNKKARHDYHIDDTFEAGLSLTGTEVKALRMGRASLVDGWVEIDRGEAWLHGVHIPEYAQGSWTNHGPRRKRKLLLHKEEIEKLAVRSREKGHTIVPLELYFTKGRAKVEIALARGKQEWDKRQTLREKQDEREAQKAMSLRRHD